In the Pirellulales bacterium genome, one interval contains:
- a CDS encoding VOC family protein — MPNKAIRSLGEIALRVDNLDAMRKFYENVIGLTLLKRFEHAVFFKIADGYAGHTQVLALFNRSSEPGYAGLNPATTTVDHLAFEIDRADYDAELARLKALGLSVETATHAWVGWRSIYVRDPEGNQVELVCHDPTIEG; from the coding sequence ATGCCAAATAAGGCCATTCGCAGTCTCGGCGAAATCGCATTACGCGTCGATAACCTCGACGCCATGCGGAAGTTCTACGAGAACGTCATCGGACTGACGCTCTTAAAACGTTTCGAGCATGCGGTCTTCTTCAAGATCGCCGACGGCTATGCTGGGCACACGCAGGTCCTCGCGCTCTTCAACCGCTCCTCCGAGCCCGGCTATGCCGGCCTGAATCCTGCGACCACGACCGTCGATCACCTGGCTTTCGAAATCGATCGGGCCGATTACGATGCCGAGCTGGCGCGGCTCAAAGCGCTCGGTCTATCGGTCGAAACAGCCACGCACGCCTGGGTCGGGTGGCGCAGCATTTACGTCCGCGATCCGGAAGGCAATCAGGTGGAACTGGTGTGTCACGATCCGACGATCGAGGGCTGA